A region from the Rosa rugosa chromosome 6, drRosRugo1.1, whole genome shotgun sequence genome encodes:
- the LOC133717155 gene encoding uncharacterized protein LOC133717155 encodes MASFASIKSGIFDREERKQQYQDHIRGLNAYERHKKFVKDYVSYYGREGSSHVKLPVKTDQDTLREGYRFIRSEEDDMDTSWEQRLVKRYYDKLFKEYCIADMSHYKSGKIGLRWRTEKEVVSGKGQFICGSKHCDLKDGLASYEVNFSYYEAGENKQALVKLVTCERCSEKLHYKRRKEKEHMEKEKNEDKRRKRNRSGDSDDTDDEGSKERRKGKKASLPTSEQRVNDEDDDENFDEYLEGMFP; translated from the exons ATGGCCTCGTTTGCGTCGATAAAATCTGGAATCTTCGATAGAGAAGAGCGAAAACA GCAGTACCAGGATCACATTCGCGGCCTCAACGCTTACGAACGCCATAAAAAGTTCGTCAAAGATTACG TTAGCTATTATGGTAGAGAAGGATCTTCGCACGTGAAGTTGCCTGTCAAAACTGATCAAGACACCCTAAGAGAAGGGTACCG GTTTATAAGATCTGAGGAAGATGACATGGACACATCTTGGGAGCAGAGGCTGGTGAAGCGATACTATGACAAGCTGTTTAAAGA ATATTGCATAGCTGATATGTCACATTACAAGAGTGGTAAG ATTGGTCTTAGGTGGAGGACAGAAAAGGAAGTCGTATCCGGTAAAG GGCAGTTCATATGTGGTAGCAAACATTGCGATCTAAAAGATGGCTTAGCCAGCTACGAG GTGAACTTCTCTTATTATGAAGCTGGAGAAAACAAACAAGCGCTGGTCAAATTGGTAACTTGTGAGAG ATGTTCGGAAAAGCTTCATTACAAACGACGGAAAGAGAAGGAACacatggaaaaagaaaagaatgaagaTAAGAGAAGAAAGAG GAACCGGTCAGGGGATAGTGATGACACTGATGATGAGGGAAGCAAGGAGAGGAGAAAAG GGAAAAAAGCTTCACTTCCCACTAGTGAACAGAGAGtcaatgatgaagatgatgatgaaaactTCGACGAGTATCTTGAGGGAATGTTTCCTTGA
- the LOC133716072 gene encoding nuclear transcription factor Y subunit A-4-like isoform X1, translating to MMPAKSKDVDPGTQTLLQSTIQPWWRGAGNSSSFGEHGNRVVMNGAMQSQADAGANFKKDVQTTRGSQSDGNSEHVNQQMKSSSSAVVAKLGEHLDANSQMELVGHSIVLTSYPYSDAQYSGMLTHYRPQAMVPPQFYGLHHGRMPLPLEMEEEPVYVNAKQYHGILRRRQSRAKAELQRKLIKVRKPYLHESRHQHALRRARGCGGRFLNTKKQDDNSSSEKTINLDANFSPKSAKSGFECFPNDSSGNFVSSNVQQEGSGSWFRTLNNHTLSNGNGNGHAPSSTYRTTFNDGTEGVFLGQQKETMQLNGSSRGAIHSK from the exons ATGATGCCAGCCAAATCTAAAGATGTAGATCCAGGAACCCAGACTTTGTTGCAATCAACTATACAACCTTGGTGGCGTGGAGCGGGAAATAGTTCGTCTTTTGGGGAACATGGTAACCGTGTTGTGATGAATGGCGCTATGCAGTCACAAGCTGATGCTGGAGCTAACTTCAAAAAAGATGTGCAGACTACAAGAGGATCACAGTCTG ATGGGAATAGTGAACATGTAAACCAACAAATGAAAAGCAGTTCCTCTGCAGTGGTTGCTAAATTGGGTGAACATCTTGATGCGAATTCACAAATGGAACTTGTTGGTCACTCAATT GTTTTGACATCATATCCATATTCAGATGCACAATACAGTGGGATGTTGACTCATTATCGGCCACAAGCTATG GTGCCCCCTCAATTCTATGGCTTGCATCATGGTAGAATGCCCTTGCCCCTTGAAATGGAAGAGGAGCCTGTTTATGTAAATGCCAAGCAATACCATGGTATTTTGAGACGAAGACAGTCACGTGCTAAAGCTGAGCTTCAAAGGAAGCTTATAAAAGTTAGGAAG CCATATCTTCATGAGTCTCGTCACCAGCATGCGTTGAGGAGAGCAAGGGGTTGTGGAGGCCGTTTCCTTAATACGAAGAAGCAAGATGATAATTCCTCATCAGAAAAAACCATCAATTTGGATGCAAACTTTTCACCCAAATCTGCCAAATCTGGTTTTGAGTGCTTTCCTAATGATAGCAGCGGCAATTTCGTTTCCTCCAATGTCCAGCAAGAAGGATCAGGTTCATGGTTCAGGACACTCAATAACCACACACTCTCCAACGGTAATGGCAATGGCCATGCCCCATCATCAACATATCGTACAACATTTAATGACGGCACGGAAGGTGTTTTCCTTGGTCAACAGAAGGAAACAATGCAGTTGAATGGATCCTCTCGTGGGGCCATTCACAGTAAATGA
- the LOC133716072 gene encoding nuclear transcription factor Y subunit A-4-like isoform X2 yields the protein MNLNTPCIRVPKETYFISSSDGNSEHVNQQMKSSSSAVVAKLGEHLDANSQMELVGHSIVLTSYPYSDAQYSGMLTHYRPQAMVPPQFYGLHHGRMPLPLEMEEEPVYVNAKQYHGILRRRQSRAKAELQRKLIKVRKPYLHESRHQHALRRARGCGGRFLNTKKQDDNSSSEKTINLDANFSPKSAKSGFECFPNDSSGNFVSSNVQQEGSGSWFRTLNNHTLSNGNGNGHAPSSTYRTTFNDGTEGVFLGQQKETMQLNGSSRGAIHSK from the exons ATGAATTTGAATACCCCCTGCATCAGAGTTCCCAAAGAAACATACTTTATCTCTTCTTCTG ATGGGAATAGTGAACATGTAAACCAACAAATGAAAAGCAGTTCCTCTGCAGTGGTTGCTAAATTGGGTGAACATCTTGATGCGAATTCACAAATGGAACTTGTTGGTCACTCAATT GTTTTGACATCATATCCATATTCAGATGCACAATACAGTGGGATGTTGACTCATTATCGGCCACAAGCTATG GTGCCCCCTCAATTCTATGGCTTGCATCATGGTAGAATGCCCTTGCCCCTTGAAATGGAAGAGGAGCCTGTTTATGTAAATGCCAAGCAATACCATGGTATTTTGAGACGAAGACAGTCACGTGCTAAAGCTGAGCTTCAAAGGAAGCTTATAAAAGTTAGGAAG CCATATCTTCATGAGTCTCGTCACCAGCATGCGTTGAGGAGAGCAAGGGGTTGTGGAGGCCGTTTCCTTAATACGAAGAAGCAAGATGATAATTCCTCATCAGAAAAAACCATCAATTTGGATGCAAACTTTTCACCCAAATCTGCCAAATCTGGTTTTGAGTGCTTTCCTAATGATAGCAGCGGCAATTTCGTTTCCTCCAATGTCCAGCAAGAAGGATCAGGTTCATGGTTCAGGACACTCAATAACCACACACTCTCCAACGGTAATGGCAATGGCCATGCCCCATCATCAACATATCGTACAACATTTAATGACGGCACGGAAGGTGTTTTCCTTGGTCAACAGAAGGAAACAATGCAGTTGAATGGATCCTCTCGTGGGGCCATTCACAGTAAATGA